In Oxyura jamaicensis isolate SHBP4307 breed ruddy duck chromosome 23, BPBGC_Ojam_1.0, whole genome shotgun sequence, a single window of DNA contains:
- the RSPO1 gene encoding R-spondin-1 → MQLGLLVVVVFLSSMDLTGSSKVVKGKRQRRISTELSQGCARGCDLCSEFNGCLRCSPKLFILLERNDIRQIGICLPSCPLGYFGLRNTDMNKCIKCKIENCESCFSRNFCTKCKEGLYLHKGRCYVTCPEGYSAANGTMECSSPAQCEMSEWGPWGPCSKKRKLCGFKKGNEDRTRRILQAPSGDVSLCPATTEVRRCTVQKSQCPEGKRKKKEEQGKQDNTNGNRNRKDTKDAKSGTKKRKSKQRGAVAPATSASPTQ, encoded by the exons ATGCAGCTTGGACTgcttgtggtggtggtttttctgAGCTCGATGGATCTAACAGGCAGCAGCAAAGTGGTGAAGGGCAAGAGGCAAAGACGAA TTAGCACCGAGCTGAGTcagggctgtgccaggggcTGCGACCTGTGCTCCGAGTTCAACGGGTGCCTGAGATGTTCCCCCAAGCTCTTCATCCTTCTGGAGAGGAATGATATCCGGCAAATCGGGATCTGCCTACCATCCTGTCCACTGGGATACTTTGGCCTTCGCAATACAGACATGAACAAGTGCATCA AATGCAAAATTGAGAACTGTGAGTCCTGTTTCAGCCGAAACTTTTGCACAAAATGTAAGGAAGGTTTGTATTTGCACAAAGGGAGATGTTACGTCACATGCCCTGAAGGCTACTCTGCTGCCAACGGCACCATGGAGTGCAGCAGTCCTG CACAATGTGAAATGAGCGAGTGGGGGCCCTGGGGGCCCTGCTCCAAGAAGAGGAAGCTGTGTGGCTTCAAGAAGGGCAACGAGGATCGAACGCGGCGGATCCTGCAGGCTCCCTCTGGAGACGTGTCCCTGTGCCCCGCCACCACGGAGGTGCGGAGGTGCACCGTGCAGAAGAGCCAGTGCCCCGAAG ggaaaaggaagaaaaaagaagagcaaggaaAGCAAGATAATACCAATGGGAACAGAAATCGGAAAGACACCAAAGATGCTAAGTCTGGCACcaagaagaggaagagcaaaCAGAGAGGGGCCGTGGCCCCCGCCACATCTGCCAGCCCTACCCAATAG
- the GNL2 gene encoding nucleolar GTP-binding protein 2 yields MVKPRYKGRSTINPSRASTNPDRVAGAGGNNMRDRATIRRLNMYRQKERRNKYGKVIRPLQYQSTVAPGTVARVEPNIKWFGNTRVIKQSSLQKFQEEMETVMKDPYRVVMKQTKLPMSLFHDRIKPHTSRVHILDTETFETTFGPKAQRKRPNLSASDVQSLLENAEASSESYDQGRDRDLVTEDTGVRDEAQEDIYKKGQSKRIWGELYKVIDSSDVVVQVLDARDPIGTRSPHVESFLKKEKHWKHLIFVLNKCDLVPTWATKRWVAVLSQEYPTLAFHASLTNPFGKGAFIQLLRQFGKLHSDKKQISVGFIGYPNVGKSSVINTLRSKKVCNVAPIAGETKVWQYITLMRRIFLIDCPGVVYPSGDSETDIVLKGVVQVEKIKSPEDHISAVLERAKPEYIRKTYKIDSWNNAEDFLEKLASRTGKLLKGGEPDVQTVSKMVLNDWQRGRIPFFVKPPNAETGPQPPALEGEGAMTSSQDNDKPEISELAASSVEPVEEKNNTDNEIKQLMSHVRQNFGRINVAPQFSEEDLVPVDVPGFDETDSDSPAEEEEEEENEQHQDLFENESQVAVQGARESSQAVLKDLEEKIAKCKKFLDRAKAKRFSAIRIPKQLSEKVFAKSMQKCEEPKQNEDRGSTENKRKRKAEEEDDDDHLAEQPCKKLTSKERRRAERQQRSKKVGVRYYETHNVKNKNKNKKKSGLEAQRSKHKKYKHKQ; encoded by the exons ATGGTGAAGCCACGGTACAAGGGCCGCAGCACCATCAACCCCTCCCGCGCCAGCACCAACCCTG ATCGCGTGGCTGGCGCGGGAGGCAACAACATGCGGGACCGAGCCACCATCCGGCGCCTCAACATGTACCGGCAGAAGGAGCGGAG AAACAAGTATGGCAAAGTGATTAGACCTCTGCAGTATCAGTCAACAGTGGCACCAGGCACAGTTGCAAGAGTGGAACCAAATATTAAATGGTTTg GAAATACCCGTGTGATCAAGCAATCATCCCTGCAGAAATTTCAAGAGGAAATGGAAACTGTCATGAAAGATCCGTACAGAGTGGTCATGAAGCAAACCAAGTTACCAATGTCCCTTTTCCATGATCGGATTAAACCTCAC ACCTCCAGAGTTCACATTCTTGACACAGAAACGTTTGAAACAACATTTGGCcccaaagcacagagaaaaaggcCAAATCTCTCGGCAAGCGATGTGCAGTCTCTGCTGGAGAATGCTGAGGCCTCATCGGAATCTTACGATCAGGGCAGGGACCGGGACCTGGTCACAGAAGACACCGGTGTAAG GGATGAAGCACAAGAGGATATATACAAGAAGGGACAGTCCAAAAGAATCTGGGGTGAGCTCTACAAG gtgatAGACTCATCAGATGTTGTTGTTCAAGTTCTGGATGCCAGAGACCCCATTGGTACTCGCTCCCCTCATGTGgaatcttttctgaaaaaagagaaacactggAAACATCTCATTTTTGTCCTGAACAAATGTGATCTTGTTCCTACCTGGGCTACT aAGCGCTGGGTTGCTGTCCTTTCCCAGGAGTATCCAACACTTGCTTTTCACGCCAGCCTCACAAACCCTTTTGGCAAAGGTGCCTTCATACAGCTTTTAAGGCAGTTTGGAAAG TTACACTCTGACAAGAAACAGATCAGCGTGGGTTTCATTGGTTATCCCAACGTTGGCAAAAGCTCAGTGATCAATACGTTACGGTCTAAGAAGGTCTGCAATGTGGCTCCCATCGCAGGTGAAACTAAG GTGTGGCAATACATTACCCTGATGAGGAGGATTTTTCTCATTGACTGCCCAGGTGTCGTTTATCCATCTGGAGACTCAGAAACAGACATTGTGCTGAAGGGAGTG gTTCAAGTTGAAAAGATTAAAAGCCCTGAAGATCATATTAGTGCAGTGCTGGAAAGGGCCAAACCAGAGTACATCAGAAAGACATACAAAATTGATTCCTGGAACAATGCGGAAGACTTCCTTGAGAAGCTTGCTTCTAGGACTGGAAAACTGCTAAAG GGTGGTGAGCCTGATGTGCAAACGGTCAGCAAAATGGTTCTCAATGActggcagaggggcagaatTCCGTTCTTTGTGAAGCCGCCAAATGCAGAAACAGGTCCCCAG CCTCCTGCGTTGGAAGGAGAAGGGGCGATGACATCAAGCCAAGATAATGACAAGCCGGAAATCTCTGAGTTGGCAGCATCAAGTGTGGAGCCAGTAGAAGAGAAGAATAATACAGACAATGAAATTAAGCAACTCATGTCACACGTTCGGCAAAACTTTGGGAGGATTAATGTGGCACCTCAGTTCTCAGAAGAAGACCTGGTTCCTGTAGATGTGCCAGGCTTTGATGAAACAGACAGTGATTctcctgcagaggaggaggaggaagaggaaaatgagcaACATCAAGATTTGTTTGAGAATGAGTCACAGGTGGCTGTACAAGGTGCCAGGGAGAGCTCTCAGGCAGTTCTTAAGGATTTGGAGGAGAAGATtgcaaaatgcaagaaatttcTGGATAGAGCCAAAGCCAAGAGATTCTCAGCAATAAG AATCCCTAAGCAGCTGAGTGAAAAAGTGTTTGCAAAATCAATGCAGAAGTGTGAAGAACccaaacaaaatgaagacagag GCAGCAcggagaataaaagaaaaaggaaagcagaagaggaagatgacGATGACCATTTGGCTGAACAGCCTTGCAAGAAGCTTACATCCAAAGAA AGGAGACgagctgagaggcagcagcGCTCCAAGAAAGTCGGAGTCCGGTATTATGAAACTCACAAcgtgaaaaataagaataagaacaagaaaaaaagtggctTGGAGGCACAAAGatcaaagcacaaaaaatataaacataagcAATAA